TGGCTCCAATTGAGAACAGGTTGGCTCCTAGATCTGGGACAAACAAGACGTTACGTAACAAACCATCATGCCATTCGCCATTTACTTTGGTCTTGATGATGACAGTTCCAACTCCAGTTGCATATAATGCTTCGTTGTTCTTTCCCACGCCTTTGATTGCTCGGTCACCACGATTGATGGGGGTGATTGACTGAAAGATGGACTTCTGATCACTCATATGCTCACTGGCACCCGAATCTGCATACCAGCATTCGTTGTTGAGTTGTAGATCTGCTGACTTGAAGGCATAATCATCCTCAAAAACAGGTGCaggtgttttctcttttctaggTTGAGCCAGCATTGCTTCTTCACTTCCAGCATCTTGTCTTCCTTTGAGATAGGCCTCTTTTATCCAACAATCTTCTTCACGATGAGATGCTCTACGGTTGAGATTTCGGCAGTGACCACAGATAGGTTTAGGACGACCATGTGAAGAAAAATCTCTTGATTTTGACTCGGAGAAAAcgactttattcttctttttgcctGCAAAGAATGCTCCATCTGAAGAGTCGACACTCATTTCAGTTAGCTTAAGCATGTTTTCTTCAACTTGAAGTCTGGACGTTAGTAGAGAAAGTGTCTTGATGGCATCATCAGTACTGTTCCATGCAGACATGAAGGACCTATAGTTGCGATTGCCATTTAGTGGCAGAGTAGATGTGATCTTGGCTATGATTTGATCGTTTGAGATTGGTGAATTCACATCACTTAGTTGTGATGCAAGAGATTCAACTGCTGAAACATGAGACATTATGTCGTGGGTAGGGTCATATTGATATGCCATAAACTTGCCCATTAGTAGATGTTTGTTTTCAACAGAAGCCAGCTCATATTGATTTAACAGACGAATCCACATCGAATTTGAAGTCTTACAATTCATAATGGTTCTCATTACCTTCTCTTCCAGAGTAGCAACAATGTAGTTTTGTGCAGCAGTGTCTTTCTTGTCCCATTCATCAATCTGAGTATTTCTGGCGATGACTGCAGCGTTGTTTGAATTATCAGCAAGGAGAACAATGGCCGCGGGTTTTTGTTCATCACCTTCAACAATCTTGAGTAGGGCATGATTCTTCagtacaagtttaagttgaaaCTTATAGAAGCTAAATTGGTCTCCCTTGAATTTCGTAATGTGCGACACATCTTTTGCAGAGAAAGTTCCAGTGGCCATCTTGGCTCTGTTCTAGAAACAACGTGAGTACTTTTAGCCTATTTTGCAGTTATTACAGTAAGTAGGTAGCAATTGCGaacctgggcccataacctgttgaatATTAACTAATATGAGACTCGCGTTTTGTTCACTGTGATTACGTTTCTTTGTATTTGAGATTGCGACACAAGATTAGATCGAGATTAGAACGCACTCAAGTAGCAGACtgagttacacacacacagaacattcgatgagagagaagagagggtAGGGAGGGAGTTGCCAGATTTACACAATTTAGGATTGACAACATAAATTCAACACCTTGGACATACGGACCTTGTAGCCTATCATTGTTGATAAAAATCATTGTTACTGTAGCTGACACTTTTTGGGTGGCCATTTACAGTTCGCTTTTCTCTGCTGTTGACACCCGTTGACAGACTTGTATATTTCCCAAAAAGAACTTTATTGCGTCAcatatttctttgaaaaaggAACGCGATTTCTCCTGTATACTATACATAGCAGTTTGGGTGTCTAATTCCTCGCTAGACTTTTACAGCTTTTACTTTTATGGCCGCAGGGATATGTTTATATACGTATCACTTGAGTGACACACAACTAAAAGTTATTTCAAGATTTATtctctattattttttatttttttttttgcgaccgAATGTCACGCATAAGATTTAAATAGCATTTCACAGTCAACATTATATTTTAAGCTCGTCTGGACTTGTTTCACATTCATATCCGCCGTCCGCATTTAGAGGGCGGAGCAACGCCAAGTAGAAAGTTCGGTCGGCTGTCGCCCTACAAATGACGATTCAACCTACATACGAAAATATCGAAGTCTGAATAATCAAAACAAAGTCCCGCTGTTGAAACTGACTGGAAGAAAGTATAATCCTGACTGAAATTCTATATTCGGTATATATGTTTGTGTGTATAGGTATACACACCCCAAATGACTTCGgtgcattttcaaaaatagctGGGCGTGGTCCGCCAATCAAAGTGCGCATTTGAAATGAACGTGAGAAAAAATTGCGAacgcatttgattttttgtttggttgtggAAGAAATACTTGTGTATTAACATttgtatttatattaaaatagTCTTGAGCTCATTGCACTTCACAACGGGAAGGGAGGGTATTGTATAGGACAgacatgattacaaatattgaAACGTGATGCATGTAATGATGCGGAGGTTGGATTATATGGTTGATTAATAACCGCCCTTTCCCTTTCCTTTGCCTGAATCCAAATTTCAGAAAATGATTAGAATCTTATTATGAAAGAATCTCGTGATTTTTCACCGAGCCAAAGTTTCATACCTCCGTAGCCGTATCCGTGGCTGCCGTATCCTGAGCTGTAAGCACCACCATAAGCACCACCGTAGCTGCTGCCGTAGCTTCCGTAGCTGGGGGCGGCGTAGTAGCTGGCACCTTTGCCTTTGCCTTTGCCTTTGCCTTTGCCTTTGCCCTTTCCGTAGCTGGGCGCACTGTAGCCGTAGCTAGGAGCGCTGTAACCGTAGCTAGGAGCGCTGTAGCCGTAGCTAGGAGCGCTGTAGCTAGGAGCGCTGTAGCCGTAGCTAGGAGCGCTGTAGCTAGGAGCGCTGTAGCCGTAGCTAGGAGCGCTGTAGCTAGGAGCGCTGTAGCTGGGTGCGCTGTAGCCGTAGCTGGGTGCGCTGTAGCCGTAGCTAGGAGCGCTGTAGCTAGGAGCGCTGTAGCTGGGTGCGCTGTAGCCGTAGCTGGGTGCGCTGTAGCCGTAGCTGGAAGCTCCGTACCCGTAGCTGCTTCCACCGTGTTTCTTGCCTTTGGACTCGGCCAACTCCAAATCCTCGACCTCTTCGGCCACCTCCGTGGCGTAAGCCACAGCCGCCAACGTCACAAAGACCAACGCAATCTATACAAGATGGTCCATCCAACGAAGGAATCAGGACAAAATGAATGGCAAAAACGATAAGTAAAATGTGAGCAGCCTTTTCGGATGTGGATTATGTTACTTTGATAATCGCCATTCTGGTTGACTGGATTCGAATTCTTCAAACAAACTGAGAGAGGACTGACCAATGGATGTCCAGGAGAACAAGGAGCTGGTGGAAGTGTGACGATGGAATTGTAACGGTCTCGCTTTTATACTGGCGGcggctgaaaaaaataaacatttttgcaCCGTACGCATATGCGACCGCCCCagtaaaagggggaaaatatcATCCAACACACGAgttgattttttctctctacacATGTTGCCGATGGAAACCAAGGACGAGTGAAAGGAAGCTGCCAGCGAAAACTAGACCGACCCCACATGCTCAACTATCGTCAGAAAGTAACAAACAGGAtttcggttattttttttccctttttctttttttgttttccaccttaaaagaaaaaaaatcgaggCACCGGTAGTAGCCTATTATGCGATACTCTTATCGAAGGCAACATAGACGTGTGGATATAGGTGCAGCAGCGCAGCACTATGCGATGACTTTCCAAAATGACCAActcataatttttcttttagtatttttttagaaaaagttaGGAAATCACCGAGACTGTCTGGCTCATTCAAATAGCCGccacaaattttaaatttttaaatgtcgaattttatattttcggCCGTCACCGGATTCCGTCCAGcaggctttttttcttttcgtggaaaaataaaagcggaAAAACCGAATTCACTTTCTGTTTCATTGGAGTGGAATATCGACATAACTTTATATGCGTATGGATGATTTTATATACTCGGAAAACCGGTTGCCATCAATCGTAGTTATGTAATAcgttaataattatttaatcgCGTTCAATATCTCGAAATTCTAAATTTCTGAGTATCCGAGTAAATGGACCTTCTTTCTTTCGACTATAATCTAATCTTGCAAAGTTGATGCACTGGTAATATAATATGCTGCTGGCCAGCCATATACAagagaaatatttcattcttACATAACTGGCCGATTGTGATGCCCTTGAATATGTGCTCGTTGGCCGCCATTTCATTTcgaattgttttaattttcggTAGGCGGGAATTGTTTTTCTGACCTAATAAAACATTAATAACGGCCCAAAGGGCTCTGtgatcgaagaagaaaaaggggaaaagaaaaaatataaatgatcCGAGCCCGAAAGCGAAATTACATTATTGCGAAAGCCAATCCCCAATCTCAGTAGGTTAATGCCTATAATGCATATGCATTTTTCAGAATACGGGTATCGCTGCCCGATAATACCTAACACATTTCACCCAATATATACCGTGCTGCTGAGATGGGATTGATTATTTCTTTGCGGAATGAATCCTCCATCATCAGTACATTTTCATCTTTGAATCATCTGATTGATTTTCAGGGCACGTGCACGAGGTGCCTGCGTCTATTCGACAGCAGGTATTATatagcacacacacatccgcTTCACGGACGAAAATAGACTAATACGTTGAGAAATCGAGAGTTTCACAAATATCCAACATCTGCACGAGCCCTTTAGCAACCTTTTTTTAGCAACACACAACAACCAGCAGGGTAAtattaaataagaaattgTGTATTGTAATTTCCTAACAAGGATAGCTAAATAAGACAGTTCACTTttgctttgtttcttttttctgagcCCCCCTTTTACCTTCATGTTAATGGTGTCCTCTTTGGCTTTTACGACACACACGTGCATGAAGTAGGCAGTAGCAGTCCAAACAATATAGTTATATAGTTTCAATATGTTACAAGGTTCTCGTTTTAGCCATGTGTGGATATCCTCTCACTGCCGCCGGtcctgattttttaaaattattattatgcgacaataaaaatcaaaaacctCAACCATATTTGACTGCTAGCGGGGTGCAGCTCCGGCCTTGTTTCTTTCACGTCATTTTACGTAACTATGCGCCTGATTTAGCTTCTCTCTATATTACGCAGTAGGTACGTACATGTAGGCTATAAGGCCGTCGAACAACAGGTGTACACACGATTCTTTTATTTGGCAAAGCCTAGGCTTACACCGAATGTCTAAATAATTATCGAGTTGCACAGAGCGGGCGACCTATTTTTCCATTATTTAATCGTGCGATCTGCAGAAAACTTTTGATAATctcaaacgagaaaaaaaaaaacccagaaaACTAGCTCAAATGTgtaaaaatacaattatatcTGGTAGACAGACGAGGTCTGCAGAGAAACCTTGGTTATACTCTACACCTGCAGCAGTTGCCTTGTTGTCTGgaatgaattcaattttctaGTCGACCTTTAGCCGAGATGGAAATGAGCTTATATGGATATATGTTGTTGCCATAATATATACGCTGTGGGAATGAACACAGTTCACAGCAAATCAAAGTGCCTGATCTATGAATGAATGTCGAGAGTCCCTCTATATAGTCTGGCGGCCAACCTTcttgacgtgtgtgtgtgtaacgagACATCTAGAGTGTGAGCAGCCGTGGACCTTGGCCTCTTTTATTAGGAGCAAGTACCCGGTGGCTCCTGGTGGTTCCTGTGCATATAATAAATACCGGATAATGAGTGGACttgaatttctttcatttttttaaatttcttttcatttttcgcttCAAGGTGTCAAATCGTTCGTGATGTGTTTGTTGAATATCTAATAACATGGGCATTGTTTCAAGTCCAGAACACCTGCTCCGTTGCTTTGGCTGATTATTTATATGGGTCATTTTGACAGAAATGGTCGTGTAGAAACCGAGAGAGCAGAGAGAAATCTACCTTGTAGCTATATTCACATAGGATTGCGTGCCAAGTCCGTCCGCCACCCACACAGCTGCATCCGGCACCGCGTCTGTATAAAAGCTACTTATGGACAAATCCTGCATTGTCTTATCCAGCTTGTATACCCAGCAGTCTAATTGTGGCGATAACGGGAAATTGCGCTGATCAAGTTATGCGATTGATTTGCTGGgcgatattttattttggttccCCCCGTTAGTCGTCGCAATTTCCAACGGGAGTGTCTGCAGCGGTGGCCATGACTGACCAAACGAGAGCAGCCAGAATCAAGGACCTTCAAACTGCAtccccccaaaagaaaaaagaaaaacgagaatTAATTTATGCATAATGTCGCTGTCTGTCGATCACCAGCAAGGTGAGGCAAAGGAATTTACCTTGAATGGAAACAAGTTTTCATGATTTTCATTCCGAACAACAGACTGGcacatatataaataaaatagagaTCCTATAGACTCTACATATAGTAGAATTCACTTCTATCCTAGTCCGTGTTGTGTATCTCCTCGATAGAAATATGCGACTCAATTTTCTATAgacattttttatattttacacacaaaaaagaaaagaatttgtaTACTCTCGTCGCTGTTTGAATGAATTTGGAGTTGTCTTTTTATCCTTCCCTTcatctaataataaaaagatggCCGCAGGGAGAACTTTATCTGACATCAATCTGTAGTCGAACCAATAAAGTTGTTTTCCGATTCGCGTGGCATCGTAACACAATTTCGCAAGCGGTTTTTCCCCGTTGTCCAATGGGTTGATTGAATTGCGTCATACACCCGTCTAGCTAgcgccaaacaaaaaaatatgctgACAACTTTCGAACTTGATCATTTAAAAGTACTAATTccagttctttttatttccctcgCATCAGTAATCAACACTGAGTTTTATGCAAATCAACTCTGGTTAATATTTAGTGGACGatattcttaaaaaattggaattatttgtttatttatcgaCTTAAAGCGTATCGGCGAGCGATCACGTCATCGTGCGCAACCATAAAACAAATTCCCGCGCCACGGTCTCGATGTCCAACTTTCGACTGCGAACATAactcaacaaaaaataaataacgcaTGTAAAATAACcgagaaatagagagagaaagtctaACCAGCAACTATCAACCAAAttagatttttccttttttcttataatgaTCGGCATATAAATGAAACTAAACTGTCCGATTTgctgctattttttttatttaaacgtGTGCACGATATTATGCACACCATTGTGCCTGTTGGTACAGTATATAAGGTATCACTtgcaaacctttttttatttccacccATGTTTGGTCACGACGTGTTATTGTTACCACACAAAAAGCACCGGTTgtctctttctcctttttccggGGTTCCTACGTCGTGATTTCCTAGTAAACAGCATTATTACAGCTAGTCTATTCGTGCgagtgtcaattttttttttctttttttgtacatGCAGCCCCATGCATCTTTCAAACATTTGACAGAGCGATGGAATAAAATGGAGATTTCACAAGAATCAGAATCGAAATGTataaaaagttgcggtgccaTGGAATTCCTGGAAGCGGCGCTCTCACCCGCGTCCAAAGATAAGGATCAGCTCACAAAAACACGATCCCATCATCgttatacataaaaaaattgtgctGCACACTGCGTTTAACTTTaacaatcaaacaaacaaaaaaatacaaaaattctgAATAACGGAAGGTACCGGCGGGATGTCGAGTTTCCAGCAGCCGGGAGTCCCCAATTTTGTGTGTCTATAAGAGACCGATCTGAAATGGGAAGAAAGTTTGGCGTTGTGACAGGTTTGAATAGCGCAGGGATCATGTTTAGTTGAACGGCGCAATCTCGATCggttttcgatcaactctcagcagagagagagaaaaccggGTCATCTTGTATATTATATTGCCGGTCTTGTTTTATCTATATAGACACAGGTATGTAGGCTATCGGTGCTGCTGGACTCGGAGCCACGATTCCGTTCATTCATCCATTCCATATCGCTGTGGGCCATGGGCAACGTACAACAAGTGCCACAATTTTAGTCACGCTGCTGGTTAGTCCCTTTTGTCTGCTGCCCATCACAAAACTCGACCATCAAGTTTCTGGCAATGGACCTGAGACAAGTTGATTTCGGTCTGACTGTGGTCTGCGTACAGGTATGTAGAACAACTAGGAAAAGCTATGCTGTGTGACGTCATCATTTCTGTGAATGTTTTCATATGGGGGGAAACAAGAGCCGATGTCTCAGAGGCATTGCTCATGCCATTGCACTATTATCAGTGTAGCAAAAACGGAATTAtctgattaattaaaataatgtttAATAGGCAATTTCCAATCAAAAGTAGCTTTACATGAAATGCACGTTTTAAAATATGCCAGGCTATAAGCCATTTCCATATCCAACAAGGGCTGTATAATACCAACGATACTTTTCGCGGTCGGATGACTTTAATGAAAGAATCCTTTGTTTGCTAGTACATAATATTCATTGTTGGCGCTGCAATGTCAtgccaaataaaaacaaccttTCACTCCATTTGTTATCGTCTGTATTGTTGGAGAAATGGAGTCTATGCCTATCTGCGATTTTCTGTCAAACGTTTGGCTTTCACCAAGTATATAAGCCGCGCAAATTAGGAAGAAAATCATACTCGACTTGAAGTTTCAAGTATCCAGTACAACTAATAACTCTTCTAACTAACAAAATGATTGCCTTCAAGGTAAGTTGActtaaatcattaaaaaaaaatccaactaaTTAATGATCACCTGACATTTTTAAGGTTTTGTTTGCCGTCGCCTTTGTCGCCATCGCCTTTGCCGCTGAAGAGCAAAAGGAGCAACAGGCCGTCGAGGAACaagcggtggccagcaccgaCTCTGACAACAGCAAGGATCTCCAAACGGCCGAGGGAACACTCGGAGCGTACGGAGCTTACGGTGCTGGACTCGGTTACGGTGCTGGACTCGGTTATGGGGGACTCGGCTACGGCAACGGATTGTACGGCGCTGGCCTAGGATACGGTTACGGAGCTGGTGCTGGTTATGGCGGTACGTTGATCACTTATTTAGCTTTTAAAATGACTCATTACTTAACGTAAGAATCTCTTGTGTCGAATCAGGTTATGGTCACGGTTTGGGTTATGGCGCCGGATATGGATATGGAGGTCTCGGAGGATACGGCGGATACGGAGGCAAGGAATAACACAGCATTTTTTTATACTTGTGTCTTTCTTATGTGCTAATAATTTGTCTTATGTGATGTGACAGGATATGGAGCTGGATATGGAGCCGGCTATGGATCCAACTACGGACACAACCACGGCAGTTCCGGTTACACCGCCGTAAAAAAAGTCGTGAGCCACGGATCAAACAGCCATGGACACGGACACGCCCACGGACACGGCTACGGTCACGGGCACGGCTACGGTCACCACGGACTCGCCTATTAACATCCTCAGATTCAATTGAGTCTATAAATCTCTATGATAATATTTACCTGTCAACCAGAGCTGTTTGGAATTTATTAGCCGCAAATATACATAGTATTGAAGCATACATACGTGTCTTGTATAATTTTACTGCTGCTCTAAATAAGTGAATTTGGtaaattttctgaaaatacGGGGATTAAAGagcgatatttaaaaaaaaactctgaaaaattACGACGTTAACAATATGTGAAAAAGCTCCATGGCGATTCTTATACGCTGTATTAGCTTTAGTTTAATTGTGCATAATAAACTGCATGGCTGGTCATGAACGGACTCGACAAATATTTGGACTGAAAAATTATTGGCGACCTAATAAGCGCACGCAACATTAATTTTTCCTATAGTAGCCTGTTAGGATTTGTTACATAATCGtccagtttttaaaataaaataaaaaaaaacaagttcatCCATGTGTAACTTGAGAGACAAATTTAGCGAAACAAATTTGTTCAATTTTggttcaaaggaaaaaaaaatacgaacatATTCATTTGGTCTTGAAAATACTATGACTTaacttttgttttatcatcaaaACTTTTACTGGGTGACGGGAATTGACCCAGAAAACACGATAATGACCAGTTTGGCCTTGAACAACCGTGGAatgcaaaattcaaatttttgattctttttgatCAACTTTCTCTAAACTATGACGACGGCAAAATTAATGAGAAAAGGACCAGGCGTGGCTCTTTAACGGATCGATTCCCAAcaagaaaagattttaaatgttttatggtCCGAAACTTTTTCTGGTCTGCCGAAACATATTTCCCCCAAAATGTGTGGGTGACATTGCCCTTCACTTCTCAGATCATTCAGATCAAATTGTTCATTCATTTCCTCGAAGTCAAAAGAAATGGCACTTGATATACTCAAATGGCGACTttctcatttctcatttctagGCCTAAGTATAAAACGAACATGAAGTGGATGGAATTCATCAGATCCTCACTTGGACATTCAACAGCCCAGCAGTTCCCTCTAAActtcaattttgaaaatgatggcATTTAAGGTAAAGTTAATCAGCTTCCGATTATTTGCGGATGTCCAAAAATAACCCAACGATTGCAATTGGTTAGCAGGTTTTCCTGGCCCTCGTTTGTGTGGCAGTTGCCGTCAGTTCGGCGGAAGAGGAACAGCAACAGGGGGCCGCAAAGGACTTGAAGACGGAAGAGACGCACATTGGCGGCTACGGATTAGGCAACGGACTCTACGGCGCCGGCCAATTCGGCCACGGCCTCTACGGTCATGGGCTCGGCTACGGCAACGGCCTGGCCCTTGGCGGAATTGGATCTTATCCTGGTGCCTACGGGGGATACGGGGGTTATGGAGGCCTTGGGGGATACGGCGGAGTCGGAGCATATGGAGCCGGTCACTACGGAGCTGGGGTGGTGCCTTACGGCGGAATCGGAGCTTATGGCGGAATCGGGGGAGGATACGGCGCTAACCACAAAAACGCGTACGGATCGAACCACGGCCACAACCAGGGCCACTCCAATTACGAAAGTTTCAACAAAGTGATCAGCCATCAAAGCCACAACTCAGGATCCGGCGGACATCATTCTGGAAGCGCTGGCCATGCCCTTGGTGGAGTCGGAGGCATCGCTGCCTATTAATTCCCATCCGCATTTCGATTAATTGACACCGGTCCCATTAATTCCATTTATTGTATTTCACGCCAACCATTTTCATCGAGATTctattttattctaaaaaaatccaatggtttcgattttgttttaatgtcAGAAACATACACTTATGATCAACTCTATAAATATCTTTTGTCGTAACGCGACAACATTCGTTGTTACTTACAGGTGACATATTCGACAAAACATTTTGCTCAGCTCGGTGCGAAATTTTTTATGCGAATTCATGTCGGTGAAAGTTTCATTatattcttctattttttttatccgcAATTTCCACGATTGAAAGTGATTCGTCATATAATTCGAGCATTGCTGCACAGATATCCGCAGGGTGAATTTCGCTGCATGAGTCTAACTATTTTTTGTGCCGCCAAAATCAAACAGTCGAGCCAAATTAAAACGAAAtttgaagtgaaaaaaaaaaaaaacatccacCTCATCCGTACAGGTGTATAACTAtaaacaggtaaaaaaaaaaatgaacatgtCGAGATTCATGCCAGAACGGTAACACAGCAGCAGGGCATTTATATATTTGATTTAACACGGGAATTGTACAAGTGGGCCGTGCTCGATGGTTCACCATTTGCGTCTCTCTTGACTTCACGCTCCCGTCTTTTGTATATTCAATtcgtgaaaaaacaaaaacaaaaaataacgcaGAGAAAGTTTAGATATctctttctcatttttgtttttcttttaccagACAAGCATGGGAAAGGTCCTCATGAATAAACGACGCAACGCGAGTAACGACCGAACTGACTTTCAAGGTGCCCTCCAAAGCGGCGGTTGAAcgcgaagaaaaagagaaatacaaaattcccacagcgaaataagaaaacttttccttcttttgtgtGCTGGTGCTGGTTCGCCATGtcgtttcattctttttttaaatttgtacttttGGGCGGCGCGGTTTTGCTGTTATTTCTTGCCAAGAACTTGAACTTGGGAAGCTCTCTCTAGAAACGACCTTGATATTCTTTTATATCCAGGCAAGCGTGACCGCGTGACTGAaggagaaatataaaaatgatttcgtgAGAAATTGCTGTGATGCGGAGCCCcgatggttaaaaaaaaaaatcctcgcGGCGGTGATGACGATgtggttttaaaaattcacttccatttttcctttgttgttgttgttgttgtcgttttcaCGAAAAAGCCGTCCTGCAAAACGTTCGgcaattttgtaatttaatgTTCCCGCTTTTTATTGGTGTTTATAGGGGCTCGGACAAAAGGGGGTCACCTTGCCAGATGACATAAAAGATGATATCGTGAGCAAACACCTGATGATTGTTTCCTCGTAGGAATGCTGAGACTGCGGTTAATCGAGGTAGTATTTAATCGACGAAATTCGACGAGACTTTTTGCAGTCGGTCTCGACTCTTCGTGACTTGAAGAGAACGCGGGGCTGCCAGCAGCAATGGTGTAGGTAAATGACggcgattttttatttaattattttctaatCACCGGTTgtgtttaatatttatttactcATTAAGTTCTAGCATTTGGACGCCTTGCGGCTAATGTAGCGGAGTCAGTATGAATTATTTCAACTTTATGGCAGAAAAGGTAAGATTGATTCACTTTGCAATTTCCATGTATGGTCTGTAAAATGTGTCGAATCACCTTTATTATTGCAGggctaatttttctttcatccagctgctgctgcttattATATCATCCAGCAGAGAAGACATGGGCATCTGTATACTCGACCGCGCTTATATCCTTTATCCGTTTTCTCAATGGggcaatttattatttgaaccAGCCAAGTGTATTCATTCTAATACGCACTTTGTAGCGTGAAGGGCTTCCAAATATGCCCTTCAATCCTCTTT
Above is a genomic segment from Daphnia pulicaria isolate SC F1-1A chromosome 8, SC_F0-13Bv2, whole genome shotgun sequence containing:
- the LOC124311417 gene encoding prisilkin-39-like produces the protein MAIIKIALVFVTLAAVAYATEVAEEVEDLELAESKGKKHGGSSYGYGASSYGYSAPSYGYSAPSYSAPSYSAPSYGYSAPSYGYSAPSYSAPSYSAPSYGYSAPSYSAPSYGYSAPSYSAPSYGYSAPSYGYSAPSYGYSAPSYGKGKGKGKGKGKGKGASYYAAPSYGSYGSSYGGAYGGAYSSGYGSHGYGYGGKGKGKGGY
- the LOC124311448 gene encoding keratin-associated protein 21-1-like isoform X2; amino-acid sequence: MIAFKVLFAVAFVAIAFAAEEQKEQQAVEEQAVASTDSDNSKDLQTAEGTLGAYGAYGAGLGYGAGLGYGGLGYGNGLYGAGLGYGYGAGAGYGGYGHGLGYGAGYGYGGLGGYGGYGGYGAGYGAGYGSNYGHNHGSSGYTAVKKVVSHGSNSHGHGHAHGHGYGHGHGYGHHGLAY
- the LOC124311448 gene encoding keratin-associated protein 19-2-like isoform X1 gives rise to the protein MIAFKVLFAVAFVAIAFAAEEQKEQQAVEEQAVASTDSDNSKDLQTAEGTLGAYGAYGAGLGYGAGLGYGGLGYGNGLYGAGLGYGYGAGAGYGGYGHGLGYGAGYGYGGLGGYGGYGGKEGYGAGYGAGYGSNYGHNHGSSGYTAVKKVVSHGSNSHGHGHAHGHGYGHGHGYGHHGLAY
- the LOC124311443 gene encoding glycine-rich cell wall structural protein 2-like isoform X1 gives rise to the protein MMAFKQVFLALVCVAVAVSSAEEEQQQGAAKDLKTEETHIGGYGLGNGLYGAGQFGHGLYGHGLGYGNGLALGGIGSYPGAYGGYGGYGGLGGYGGVGAYGAGHYGAGVVPYGGIGAYGGIGGGYGANHKNAYGSNHGHNQGHSNYESFNKVISHQSHNSGSGGHHSGSAGHALGGVGGIAAY
- the LOC124311443 gene encoding glycine-rich cell wall structural protein 2-like isoform X2, which translates into the protein MMAFKVFLALVCVAVAVSSAEEEQQQGAAKDLKTEETHIGGYGLGNGLYGAGQFGHGLYGHGLGYGNGLALGGIGSYPGAYGGYGGYGGLGGYGGVGAYGAGHYGAGVVPYGGIGAYGGIGGGYGANHKNAYGSNHGHNQGHSNYESFNKVISHQSHNSGSGGHHSGSAGHALGGVGGIAAY